The following are encoded in a window of Flavobacteriales bacterium genomic DNA:
- a CDS encoding GNAT family N-acetyltransferase — protein MDAIIRRAEARDVPAMLELVRELATFEKEPEAVTVTEAEMLDAGFGEKPVWWGWVAERSGDGTARLVGIAVCYERYSTWRGRVGYLEDIVVTESARGQRVGERLFRACVQDALDRGYHHLTWQVLDWNKGAMRFYARLGAEFDTQWENGRMTREVMSRLMKP, from the coding sequence ATGGACGCGATCATCCGCCGTGCCGAAGCCCGCGATGTGCCAGCGATGCTGGAACTGGTGCGTGAGCTGGCCACCTTCGAGAAGGAGCCGGAGGCGGTTACGGTGACCGAAGCGGAGATGCTGGATGCGGGCTTTGGTGAGAAGCCGGTCTGGTGGGGGTGGGTGGCGGAGCGATCGGGTGATGGAACCGCCAGGCTGGTCGGGATAGCGGTATGCTATGAGCGCTACTCCACCTGGCGTGGCCGGGTGGGTTACCTGGAGGACATCGTCGTTACCGAAAGTGCACGTGGCCAGCGGGTCGGGGAGCGGCTCTTCCGCGCCTGTGTGCAGGATGCCTTGGACCGCGGCTACCACCATCTCACCTGGCAGGTGCTCGACTGGAACAAGGGCGCCATGCGCTTCTATGCGCGGTTGGGCGCTGAGTTCGATACCCAGTGGGAGAATGGCAGAATGACGCGCGAAGTGATGTCCAGACTCATGAAGCCATGA
- the fbp gene encoding class 1 fructose-bisphosphatase has translation MSRITTLAEFIVERQAEFKYSTGELSRLLTAIRLAAKIVNREVNKAGLVEDIIGAAGNENVQGEEQQKLDVVANNLFINALRNQGECCAVGSEENDDIIIYENERSSKGKYIVLMDPLDGSSNIDVNVSIGTIFSIYRRLDDNKPVTHADFLQPGSAQVAAGYVIYGSSTMLVYTTGHGVNGFTLDPSIGTFCLSHPDMKAPQQGKIYSVNEGNYNDFAPDVQVYINRCREQRMSARYIGSLVADFHRNLLKGGIYLYPATAKAPQGKLRLLYEANPLALIAEQAGGMATDGTRRILDIVPTELHQRCPLYIGSKAMVEEAMKG, from the coding sequence ATGTCCCGCATCACCACCCTCGCCGAATTCATCGTGGAACGCCAGGCGGAGTTCAAGTACTCCACCGGCGAGCTCAGCCGCCTGCTCACCGCCATCCGCCTCGCGGCCAAGATCGTGAACCGCGAGGTGAACAAGGCCGGGTTGGTGGAGGACATCATCGGCGCCGCCGGCAACGAGAACGTGCAGGGCGAGGAGCAGCAGAAGCTCGACGTGGTGGCCAACAACCTCTTCATCAACGCGCTGCGCAACCAGGGCGAGTGCTGCGCCGTGGGCAGCGAGGAGAACGACGACATCATCATCTACGAGAACGAGCGCTCCAGCAAGGGCAAGTACATCGTGCTGATGGACCCGCTGGACGGCAGCAGCAACATCGATGTGAACGTCTCCATCGGCACCATCTTCAGCATCTACCGCCGCCTGGACGACAACAAGCCCGTGACGCACGCCGACTTCCTGCAGCCCGGCAGCGCACAGGTGGCCGCCGGCTACGTGATCTATGGCAGCAGCACCATGCTGGTGTACACCACCGGGCATGGCGTCAACGGCTTCACGCTGGATCCCAGCATCGGCACCTTCTGCCTGAGCCACCCCGATATGAAGGCGCCACAGCAGGGCAAGATCTACAGCGTGAACGAGGGCAACTACAACGACTTCGCGCCCGATGTGCAGGTCTACATCAACAGGTGCCGCGAGCAGCGCATGAGCGCCCGCTACATCGGCAGCCTGGTGGCCGACTTCCACCGCAACCTGCTGAAGGGCGGCATCTACCTCTACCCCGCCACGGCCAAGGCGCCCCAGGGCAAACTGCGGCTGCTCTACGAGGCCAATCCCCTGGCCCTGATCGCCGAACAGGCCGGTGGTATGGCCACCGATGGCACCCGGCGCATCCTGGACATCGTGCCCACCGAACTGCACCAGCGCTGCCCATTGTACATCGGCAGCAAGGCGATGGTGGAAGAGGCGATGAAAGGGTGA